GAACTTCCTCCAGATTCCAAGTGTTGAAGGGGGACAGGTTCTCCCCATAGTTAATGTCACAGCCCCATTGGGCCAGAGCGAGAACCAACAAGGTCAACGTGCGCTTCAGCATAGTTTCTCCTTCGGTAGCCAAACTGTACCGCCGGATCGGAAGATGGTCAACGAAACGCGTCTAAGACGCCATCTCGCCACCTGAGTGGTAGCCGCTTGGCTGTGGCCTCCTGTACAATGCGGCCCCATGCGGACCACACATTCTATTCATACGCTTCGAGGTCTCTACCTCATCCTCGATCCGTCGATTTCACCGACGAAATCGTTGAGTGATGCGCTGCGGCAAGCTGCGCAGGCTGGCGTGAGAATCGTTCAGTACCGCAACAAGACGGCCTCGATGAAGGAGGCCTATGAAGAGGCCCTGCCACTCAGAAAACTCGCGGGAGAGTTGGGCGTGCTGTTCATCGTGAACGATCGCTGTGATCTGGCTCTAGCGGTGGATGCGGACGGGGTGCATCTTGGGCAAGGAGATCTGCCGCTGGATCTGGCTCGGAAGGTGATGGGACCGGACAAGCTGGTTGGCATCTCAACGCACAATCCAGATCAAGTGCGGGCTGCCAGTGCGGGCAAGCCGGACTATCTCGGCTTTGGTCCGATCTTTAAGCCAGGCTCGAAACAGGATCACGATCCGGTGGTAGGCATTGACGGGCTGCGGGCGATTCGTGACCTCACGTCGCTGCCGATCTTTGCCATCGGCGGAATTACGGTCGGGAATGTGGGAGAGGTGATGAAGGCGGGTGCGAACGGCGTCGCGGTCATCTCGGCCATTCTGAAAGCCCAAGACATCAAACAAGCGGTCAGCGACTTCCTCGCACAGATGCCAGCACCAGCTTCGTAAGCTTGTTCATTTCGGTATGCGCCGCCAGTTTTTCTACGGCCCGTTCAAACTGCGCATCAACGTCAGCCATGTAGGAAAGCGGCCCAATCACCGGCATCCCGGAAGACTCTCGTAGTAACTCCACCGTCGAACGTTCCTGTCGTCGTGCCACAGCGGTCTTTGCTGGCACTGTCTGATTGAGCACCAGTGCAAGAACGGGGATCTTCCTCTCACGCAGCGTGTTGAGTGTGAGCATCGCATGGTTCACTCCGCCAAGCCCGACTCGCCCTATGACCAGCACTGAGGCCTTCAACTTCCCGATCAGATCCAGCACATCCATCGATGGAGTGATCGGTACGTGCACCCCGCCAGCGCCTTCAACCAGTAGCAGGTTATGTTGTGTGTGCAGCGCACGGTAGGCCTTCATGATCCTCGCGATCTGAATGGATCGTCGTTCAGCCCTCGCTGCATCTAACGGCGCAACCGGGAGGCGGAAGGCATAGGGCCTGATCAGGTCGAGCGAATCCGAGACGTGCGCCGCCTGCTGAAGGCGAGTGGCATCAGAAGGGCGGCTCTTCTTCACGCCGGTCTCGACCGGCTTCATGACGCCGACATCCAGCCCTTGTTGCTTCAGACTCCAGGCAAGAGCCGCAGTCACGAGCGTCTTGCCGACCGCTGTATCGGTCCCAGTGATAAAAATCCCATGCGTCATGCTATCAGCCATACGCTCTCTGCTCTTTTCTCACAAGTCCCGGCTATCGCAATTCCACACCTGGCCAGACATATCGTTGAGCTGAGCCACATAGACAATCGTGCGTGCCACTTCCTCAAGGGCCGGTGGCCGGCGGAGCGCATGGTCTTGCCAGTCTCGCTGGTCGAGCGTGGCATCCTCGGCCATACTGGTCTGCTGCCAGCCGGGCAAGACGAGATTGACGCGCACGTTCTGCGGTCCCCATTCGCGTGCCGCCGTTTTGACGAGTCCAATCAGGCCGGCTTTCGACGTGGCATAGGCGGCTTGTCCGGTCGATCCGTGGAATCCCGCATGCGAGCCGATGACGACAATCGAGCCGCCGCCGTGCGCCAGCAGGGGAGGAGCCATGGCCTGCAAACAGTGGAAGGTGCCGGTCAGATTCGTCTGCATCACGTCGGCCCACTGTTCTTCCGATTGGCGTACCAGAAGGCTGCTCGCCGCGACCCCCGCATTGCAGATGAACGCATAGGGGGGTGGCGTCTGCTGGCAGAATGTCTCGACCATGCGGCGAACTGCGTCAGCCTCACGAACGTCAGCCTCATAGAGCGCGCCGGTTCCCCCCGTGATCTGGACCGCTCGCAAGGTCTTCTCTGCTTCGGCCTTGCGGCGATGGTAATGTACGCCGATATGCCAGCCGGCTGCGGCAAAGGCCAGGCAGACCGCCCGCCCGATGCCACCTGAGGCTCCGGTCACCAAGACCGATGGGCGAGTCGTGTGTTTCGCTCGGACTGTTCGTGGGGGAGAAGCCATAGAGAAAGGGATTATGAAAGCAGCCCATCCGCAACGCAAGTCTCTGCCGTCTGATACCAGGCTCTTCTTGCTGCCTCTGCAAGTCCTATGATACGGTCCTTTTCAACAGAGGAGGGGATGCATGCGGCACAGATCAAGGACATTCTTCGCATGGGCTCTTACGGGGCTGCTCGTGGCGACGGCGGCATTCGATCACCGTGTCTGCGTGGCGGCTGAAGAGGCCCTGCCGATTGCCCAATCCGCCGACTACTTTCCCGACCAGATCGGCAACCGCTGGCAGTATCGCGGGCAGATTTCCGAAGGCCCGATCCAAACTATCGACCTCAAATACTTTTCGAATGTGTCCGAGGTCACCGGCACGAAGAACCTGAACGGCATCACCGTCACTGTCTTTCACGACAGCAATCCCGGCAACCATGGCGAATCGGAGAGCTACTATCGGCGCGATGTCGTCGGCATTGTGTATTATGGCTCCGATCCCGGCACGCCGCTCGAAAAACAAATCACGCCCTATCAGATCGTCCGGTTTCCGATGAAGGCCCCGTCCTCCTTCCAGCAGTTCGACCGTGCGGGACTGGACTTCGGCGCCGATATGGATCGCGATGGCACCGATGAAACGGTGGATGTGAAGGGCTGGTCCAGTGTGGTGGGCCGTGAAAGCGTCACGGTGCCGGCCGGCACGTTTCACGATACCGTCAAGGTGGAAGCGCGCATGATCATGCAGATTCACCTGTCGGGAGGGGAGAAGTCCGCTCGCGGGACCGATGTGATGACGGCCTGGTTTGCCAAAGGGGTCGGGCTGGTGAAGTATGTCGAGCGGCAGGAACTCTCGACCGTGAAGGAAGACCGGGGCGTGGTGACCGAAATTATGGAAGAACTGGAAGAATACCGCATCGCGCCGGCGCGCGGGTCAGTCAGCCGCCTCGAACCCGCGGCGGAGGGTATTCTCACTGATGACCCGGCTGATCATGAATTGCGCCAGGTAGTCCTCTCCTCCCGCCTTCGCCCCCACTCCTGACAGCCGATGTCCGCCGAACGGCTGGCGGCCCACCAAGGCGCCGGTGATCGGCCGGTTGACATAGAGATTCCCCACGTCGAACCGCGCTCGCGCCAGCGCCAGATTGGCCGGGCTGCGCGAATAGATGCCGCCGGTGAGGGCATAGGCCGTCCCATTCGCGATCTCGAGCGCCTCCTCCATATCGGCAGCTTTCATCACCGCCAGCACCGGGCCGAATATTTCCTCTTGCGCGAGACGATGATGGGGCTTCACCTCCGCCACCACGGTTGGTCCGACGAAGAAGCCGGGCCCTTCGGACGAGCGGCGAACCAGCAGGCGGCCCTCTCGTGCGCCTGCCGCAATGCACTCCTCGATGCGCTGTTTCGCTCTGGCATCGATGACCGGGCCGACCTGCGTGCCGGGATCACGCGGATCGCCGATCGTGAGACTCATGACGGCGTCGTTCAAACGAGAGAGAAATGGCTCGTACACCGACTCATGCACAATGGCGCGCGAACAGGCCGAGCACTTCTGGCCGGCGTATCCGGTGAAAGAGGCCACCACGCCAAGAATGGCTTCATCGAGATCCGCTGAGTCATCGACGATGATCGCGTTCTTCCCGCCCATCTCCGCGATGACCCGCTTGACGTGCCGTTGGCCTGGTTGGACGGCCGCCGCACCGGCGAGAATCTGCAGCCCCACAGCTTTTGAGCCGGTGAAGGCAATCGTTGAGACTTCCGGACGACCCACCAACGCTCGCCCGATCTCCGGTCCACCAGGAAGGCACATCAGCGCCTCTGGCGGGACGCCGGCCTCAAGAAGAATATCGGTCAGCAACCGGCCCATCAGCGGCGCCCGTTCCGACGGTTTGAACAGGACCGTATTTCCGGTCACCAGCGCCGCCGCCACCATGCCGGTGGGAATGGCGAGGGGAAAATTCCAGGGCGCGATGACTGCCGCCACGCCACGCGGCCCATACACCCGGTGGTTGAGCTCGCCTGGCCGGTCTCCAAGCTTAAGCGGCTGTGCCAACCGTTCCATGTGGCTCGCGTAGTATTCGAGGAAGTCGATGGCTTCGGCGACATCCGCATCCGCTTCCCGCCAAGGTTTGCCCACCTCGACGATCTCCCAGGCCGCCAGTTCATACCGCCGTGTGCGCATCAGCGCCGCCGCGTGCTTCATGACGGCCACCCGCTCGTCGGCAGGGCGGCGATGCCAGGTC
The Nitrospira sp. genome window above contains:
- the thiE gene encoding thiamine phosphate synthase, which translates into the protein MRTTHSIHTLRGLYLILDPSISPTKSLSDALRQAAQAGVRIVQYRNKTASMKEAYEEALPLRKLAGELGVLFIVNDRCDLALAVDADGVHLGQGDLPLDLARKVMGPDKLVGISTHNPDQVRAASAGKPDYLGFGPIFKPGSKQDHDPVVGIDGLRAIRDLTSLPIFAIGGITVGNVGEVMKAGANGVAVISAILKAQDIKQAVSDFLAQMPAPAS
- the bioD gene encoding dethiobiotin synthase, which produces MADSMTHGIFITGTDTAVGKTLVTAALAWSLKQQGLDVGVMKPVETGVKKSRPSDATRLQQAAHVSDSLDLIRPYAFRLPVAPLDAARAERRSIQIARIMKAYRALHTQHNLLLVEGAGGVHVPITPSMDVLDLIGKLKASVLVIGRVGLGGVNHAMLTLNTLRERKIPVLALVLNQTVPAKTAVARRQERSTVELLRESSGMPVIGPLSYMADVDAQFERAVEKLAAHTEMNKLTKLVLASVRGSR
- a CDS encoding SDR family NAD(P)-dependent oxidoreductase — its product is MASPPRTVRAKHTTRPSVLVTGASGGIGRAVCLAFAAAGWHIGVHYHRRKAEAEKTLRAVQITGGTGALYEADVREADAVRRMVETFCQQTPPPYAFICNAGVAASSLLVRQSEEQWADVMQTNLTGTFHCLQAMAPPLLAHGGGSIVVIGSHAGFHGSTGQAAYATSKAGLIGLVKTAAREWGPQNVRVNLVLPGWQQTSMAEDATLDQRDWQDHALRRPPALEEVARTIVYVAQLNDMSGQVWNCDSRDL